The sequence TTACATCTCAAGTGTTGGTATTAGATTATGATGATAATGTTGAATTGAATGACAATTATGAAACACAAGAGGAGAAAAGAAAGACTGATCtgataaataaattggTTGAAATcgatgaagatgattttCCATTAGATTATATTCCAGTTGAAATAGAATATCCAAatcaagaaaatattttactgCATGGTTTCAACAGTCAATTCCCAGATACttcaaatcaaaaaaatccAATCTATGATAATTATACAATGCCAATGAACaatttaaatcaatataattatcCAGAGGATGAACTAATCCAACCAAATAATATCGTTTCATATCAATTAATGCCACCTTTAACTGCATCTCAACCGATGTTTCCTATGGGTTGGGCCGTGCCGGCTACTGCAAGAACACCGTTCATGTCAAATAGTGATTTCTATAATACAGTAAGAAGAGAACCAGGGGTCACAAATTactcaaataaaaataatgaaacatTTAATGGTAATGCCTTATCGAGAGAAAACAGTAGGCAAGAAGAGGTTTTGGAAGATAATGAtacagaaaataataaacaattagACAATGATGACTTTTATAAcgaaagaaatataaataatgagAACACCAATAAGAAGGACAATGCCAGTAGCACTACATCCAACAGAAGTTCTTTACCCAATGAAACTGAGGAAAATACTGACTCAATAGCCAGAAGTCAGAGTGATAATAAAACTCATCAAAGGAATAATTCGAATATCTATGGCATGAATGGTTCAAATCcagaaagaaattattataataaccAGACTAAAGGTTTGGATCATGAAGAACAATATCAACCTTTTCCAGTATATCCAAATATGCATCCTATACAATTATCATATATTAACGGCATGGTTCCACCGGGAATGCAAATGAATTTCCCAGGATATCCAATGAACAAACCTATGACTGTTGCGGAAAATGGAGACTTACCAGTCAGCGATGACCTTCCACAATCAGAAGACATGATGTATGATGAGTACCATTATTCGGGTATGGATCAGTATGGATGGTATTGTGGAATGCCTGGTGGAATGCCTCCTTCTACAAATTTCTATTCACAATTTCACACAACACCTGTGGTAAAACAAAATGGAATCCCATCTAGAAATGGTTATATTCAAACTTTGTCATCTCCATGGAAGTCACAAAAAAAGTATCCACCAGCTATGAATAGTAAAGAACAAGCTCGTACTAATCAACGGTCCGTTAATTTGGCTCCTGATGAGAGATGGAGACATTACAGAACTAAAACACAGACTAATCCGAATAATAAGTTTACCTTTTCAAAAACTAATAAGATACCAAAATATAATggaaataacaataatagGATTCATAAAAACAATGCATCGATCAAAATTAAGAGAACATACACGAACGCAGATTTGACTAATGATAATAActcaaatgaaaaagattCAAAAGGAAAAcgttgaaaaattaattttacttTTACAATTCATGATCGCTCTAAGAACATATAATTTGCATCTCTGTGCTTTCATAATATAATGTCACTATTTTTAGTATTACGAAACTAGTTCATAACAAAGGTCAActttataataatacttcAACTTCTATTGCATTacatattaatatttgagtatattgataattttatgAAGTTTATGTATtacatcattatttatataatcttatatatatctgttgGACGGACATACGCATGAACTGtctaataaaatagttgtatttttatcattcaaTTTCCATGTTTGGATTTTCCTCTAAGTATTGATCCAATGATAGTTGTCTTATCTGGTCTAATAACGTTTCATCTTGAAGTAGAGCCATTTGATACATTTCCAATTCCTGGCCATCGATGAAACTTGTGattttttcaacaatatCTGCAGTCTCTCTATCAATAGATTCTGGTGGTAAAACATCAAAttcatatatttgattatcAGACCAAATATTAGAAGGGATGGCAGCCGCCACGGACGATTCGTCTGACAGAAATACAAATCTTAACAAATTTACTGGTAAGCTGTCGATGTAGAATGGATGGTGAGTACCTTTAAAATCACTGTAATTTGGTTCAGGAATTATATCAAAGGCATTCTTTTTGTAGTCCGTGAATAATTGTTGTAATTCGGCAAGAAGGAATGAAAGATCTGAACTTTCTTTCCAAATTGAAGGAAATCTAGTGATGTAAGCTTTTGCTTCAATATGTGCTAAACTATTGTCTTCTACTTGGAAGTTATCAACTAGTTTGCTATCACCTAGTAATTTCTCTTTAAAAATGTATGCCAAGGACTTCGCATGATACTTAAAAACATTTCGCAACTCCTTCAATGCCTTTTTAGACTCATCGATTCTCAGATAACTTAAAACTACGGCCATACCAAAACTAAAAGTATACCACTGTCTATACGTTTTTATGAGTGGGGAATTCGATAGTTTTATGATATAGTGGTATTCGTTATTTAGCAGCAAATATTgatcaataaaataacgACAACCAACTGGATCCTCTAAAGGACTTAAGGACCATAATACTTTAGTCCATTCACTGGCTGTTCCCACAGCACCCCTTTGTGATAacatttgaatatttctGAATATCGCGAAATAAAATTGTCTattatagaaatatatGAAAGGCAGTTGCACAGATGTTGAGTTGAATTTCAAACCACTTTTCAATGCTCTatcaaatacaaataatgcTCTTTGGATCAGAGCATTGGTATTGGATTTATCACCTTGTCTTAACATGA comes from Tetrapisispora phaffii CBS 4417 chromosome 4, complete genome and encodes:
- the STE12 gene encoding homeodomain family transcription factor STE12 (similar to Saccharomyces cerevisiae STE12 (YHR084W); ancestral locus Anc_5.379), whose product is MNAYNQMDRTETIMKSSSGMQNSKMESSPEEIEEAFRLIEDLKFFLATAPVNWQENQVIRRYYLNNDQGFASCVFWNNLFYITGTDIVKCCIYRMQQFGREIIQKKKFEEGIFSDLRHLKCGIDAALEQPKSEFLSFLFRNMCLKTQKKQKVFFWFSVPHDRIFADALERDLKREASNQPSTTRPVREPAISFKYNFVSDVSLYDQLKAQTSSKITQPEMSPSFEIDTESNAELETKEDPPDFKVEVDLQEQLFTKNELELDTVSEEIFNKQPESLKTLDESETKVNSEFTEKEGDITSQVLVLDYDDNVELNDNYETQEEKRKTDLINKLVEIDEDDFPLDYIPVEIEYPNQENILLHGFNSQFPDTSNQKNPIYDNYTMPMNNLNQYNYPEDELIQPNNIVSYQLMPPLTASQPMFPMGWAVPATARTPFMSNSDFYNTVRREPGVTNYSNKNNETFNGNALSRENSRQEEVLEDNDTENNKQLDNDDFYNERNINNENTNKKDNASSTTSNRSSLPNETEENTDSIARSQSDNKTHQRNNSNIYGMNGSNPERNYYNNQTKGLDHEEQYQPFPVYPNMHPIQLSYINGMVPPGMQMNFPGYPMNKPMTVAENGDLPVSDDLPQSEDMMYDEYHYSGMDQYGWYCGMPGGMPPSTNFYSQFHTTPVVKQNGIPSRNGYIQTLSSPWKSQKKYPPAMNSKEQARTNQRSVNLAPDERWRHYRTKTQTNPNNKFTFSKTNKIPKYNGNNNNRIHKNNASIKIKRTYTNADLTNDNNSNEKDSKGKR